A region of the Halalkalicoccus tibetensis genome:
GAGATTGCTTGTGGCTGCGAACGAGAGGATCTGTTCTTCGGCGACCGTTGTCGAGACTTGGGCGAGCGAGGCAGAGCAAGCAGTCATCATACTTGCACTCCCCATCCCACATGCCATCGAGAGCGATAGCGGATGTAGACCTGTGAGTGGTGCGAGTCCGCCGAGAATCCCGAAAAAGATCGTTCCAATGAACGTTCCGATCAGATAATTACCTAGAACACCGATCCCTTCCGGTGAATCCGGACCGTACCGCTCTGTGACGATACCGTATACCGGTTCTCGAGCGACGCTGACAGCTGCGCCAATCGCTTCACGCTTGAGGCCGATAAGCAACGCGACTGGAAGCCCGATGAAGATCGTTAGGAGGTTGCCGATCTCTTGGAGGAGGAACGCGGGTCCGGCTTCGATGATGTCCCAGAATGCTGGGGCGACTAACGTTCCGTAGCGCACCCCGAGTGGCATGAGGCTGATCAGAATCAGTGGTGTACTGATGGCACTGACTTCTTTCGGGGCAATTCGGCGGAGGGATGTGATGTAGGCGCCGAGGACCCTGAAACTGATCAGCATCCCGAATATAACGGCAT
Encoded here:
- a CDS encoding DUF3100 domain-containing protein, translated to MDSTETDEWDPIRTTGRWTFHLKAHLLVLGIVIASEAIGTLEYPVGPAAVIVLPMLYAVIFGMLISFRVLGAYITSLRRIAPKEVSAISTPLILISLMPLGVRYGTLVAPAFWDIIEAGPAFLLQEIGNLLTIFIGLPVALLIGLKREAIGAAVSVAREPVYGIVTERYGPDSPEGIGVLGNYLIGTFIGTIFFGILGGLAPLTGLHPLSLSMACGMGSASMMTACSASLAQVSTTVAEEQILSFAATSNLLTSFTGLWVVLFIGLPLINVLYAKLYPILGGDD